In Entomomonas moraniae, one DNA window encodes the following:
- a CDS encoding Fe2+-dependent dioxygenase, with protein sequence MLLQIPNVFSKEEVRYIRQRLEQANWQDGQLTAGHIAINCKDNEQLSEEDPFAIELGDEIIKRLGNHPLFISAALPHKVFPPMFNRYQGGGTYGFHVDNAIRKPKTSSQRVRTDVSSTLFFSEPEEYEGGELVIQDTYGEQRVRLPAGDLVLYPSTSLHQVTPVTSGARYASFLWTQSMVRSDEKRRLLFDMDCAIQQLVQDVPNHPSIIKLSGNYHNLLRQWAEI encoded by the coding sequence ATGCTATTGCAAATTCCTAATGTATTTTCTAAAGAAGAGGTTCGTTATATCCGTCAGCGGTTAGAACAAGCTAACTGGCAAGATGGACAATTAACTGCGGGGCACATCGCCATAAACTGTAAAGACAATGAGCAGCTTTCAGAAGAAGATCCTTTTGCTATTGAGCTAGGGGATGAGATTATTAAACGGCTAGGGAATCATCCGTTATTCATTTCCGCCGCGCTACCTCATAAAGTATTTCCGCCCATGTTTAATCGTTATCAGGGTGGAGGAACTTACGGCTTTCATGTAGATAATGCCATACGCAAACCTAAAACCAGCTCACAACGAGTTAGAACCGATGTTTCATCAACGTTATTTTTTAGTGAGCCTGAAGAGTATGAAGGCGGCGAGTTAGTTATTCAGGATACTTATGGAGAGCAACGTGTACGTTTGCCTGCAGGTGATTTAGTTTTATATCCCTCAACCAGTTTGCATCAAGTGACACCAGTAACTTCCGGAGCTCGTTATGCTTCTTTTCTGTGGACACAAAGCATGGTTCGCTCCGATGAGAAGCGGCGTTTATTATTTGATATGGATTGTGCAATACAACAATTAGTGCAAGATGTGCCTAATCATCCATCCATCATTAAATTGTCTGGTAACTACCATAATTTATTAAGACAATGGGCTGAGATATAA